Genomic window (Primulina eburnea isolate SZY01 chromosome 8, ASM2296580v1, whole genome shotgun sequence):
TACAAAAAGTGGAAGAGGGATGGAGTTGTCCCATTAGAACTTCATGATATGTCAGTCGAACACGAAGCATAGGCACAAAACTCACAGTTGCAAGCCAAGATGGACGCCTTATTTTAAGCAAATGGAAGAGCAAACACCATAGGGTATGACTGCAATTTGGAACTCTCTCTCTTAGTTTCGTTTTTCTCTTGTTTGTAAAATATTTGTGCCTCAATGCAGGGCAGCGCGCTTTCCAACAAATACCCTTTCAACCATCTTGACAAATTCTTGCAACGAGTTAAAATTAGTTCAAAAGCCAGTAAATACCTCTACAAATTACTCCACCCGCGTTGCTAAATAAGACCCAACCAAGTGATATAATCAACTTCATGTTAACGGATAATAATCTCCCAAAACACACTGGGAATAGTAGAAATTCATCACCAACCTTCACCAACAACTCTTAGTTATAATATTGATTCTAACTTGACTCAGATTGTTGCATATAATTTGAAAAGGCATAGAAACCAATTCGATTGCTCCGGCTCCGAAGCACCTTCAAAATATGAAAAGATTCCTAATAATCATTCACGGATACAGATGATTCAATGTATCTTGGGGTAAAGATTGAACCTTTACAAAAGATAGATATacaattttcattttatttttttttaatttgtccCTTCGCCCCCTTCTCAAATAACCACTGCATACATCAAAgaaacgattttttttttcaagaaaacgGATCGAGCACATATTCAATGGACTAAGAATTTAAAAGGTAGAATGCAAAAGAAGAAACCTGATAAACCGGAGGGCTGAGAGGATCAAGGCAGATGGGGCAATCCAGTACATCCGGGTCCGTTAAGGTCACGGTAATAGGCGCCGGAGCATCTCTGCTTGGCTGATCTTGcagttcttcttcttcttcttcttccgcGTCGTCGTTgtcgtcctcctcctcctcctgatcTCCCTCTTCTGCATATTCATCTGGTTCTTCCAACGGTGACAAACGATCGGAATCAGAAAGCGCTGCGTCCGACTCCATCTCGCTTTCTTCGCGGATTTCTATCATCCGCCGCCGTCGAGAGAAGAAAAAACGATCGCGGGAGACAGTGGCGGTTTGACCGGATTCGTCACTGGAGGTCCGAGGTCTCTTGGATGCGTGCCTCCGGGCCTCACGCCCATCTTCATCTCCAAAAGCAGAAAACCTCGCCATCACTCCGAACACGACAAGATTTACAAAATTTACACTGGTCGTTGGGTTGTGCAGTTCCTAGGATAAAAGCCCATTCAATTAATTGGATGAAaggcataaatttttttttaatatttttttgaagctGTTGGGTATAATTTctataatttcaattttttttcataaTCCCATCATTATTTATCAATAAAGTATATAATTCTAAGCAAATACATACATATTTGATGCTTCTATTCTTGATTattacattattgaaataaattGTACCACAATCATGCCTTCTACATTTACCATGCATTAGAAGGAATTAATTGCAACTTACTGCTTTTCATTTTCATAGTAAAGTTGCTTGTATAGTCACATTACATTTAGAATATATACTCCAATTAATaatgaaatataaatataaaagatGCGGACAAGTTCTTATGCCAGCATATCCATTTGCCTGCCCTCCCATGAAATTTTACGGTGATGTTCTTTAGAATACATGAATATGGTGCTATATTACGGAAGATATAGCACTTACTCggtttttattgatttttaaagaaGAATTTTAATTCACTCCAAAAAACAATCACTTGCACTGTTACGTTTTATGTAAAAATGGACTAAATTGTTGCACTTTCTTGATGGCAAAACCGGGAAATTGGTGACTGAAATGATCGCGCACTACTTTGCTTTCCTCAGGCGTTGTTGCTCACTCCGTCTTTTCCACTTGTTAGTGTCGAGTAAAAAGCTGACGCACCTTTTTTGTCTGTATGTGCGTGAGAGAGAAAGGAGTAGTTTCTATATATATGATCTGTGGATTTGATGTTATAAATGGGATTGAGTCGAAACGTGAAATCCTGCCGTGAAATCTTGAAAACGGTAACACCATTTCtcaattaaaaaaacaaaaacagatCCTGTACAAGAAAGTTGGCAAATAATTAATAGTTCAAGAAAGGAATGATGAAATTGTGATAGTTTTCTTGAATAGGTTCCTTTTGCTGCAGAAATTCCCCACACGTTTCTTGTAAGCTTCCCTTCAAATATTCTTGTTTTTATTCTCTCCTTTCTTCATATTGTTTGATTGAACATTGAGAAAGTAGTGGCTTTATTGTGGGTTCAAAAGAGCTGTCTTTTTGCTGCGCTTTTCTTATTGTATGTGTTCTATATATGCTTTTAACATTGCAAAGTTCTCTGGCTTCTTGTTTAATCTTTAAGCCGCGCCATTGTTTCATTTTTGAAAGCTGTTTCTTAATAATTTCCAAGCTGAAAATATCTGTCATTCAGTAATGAATCTCTGACTTTTGATGTTCTTGAAATGATAATTATTGTTCTTTTCCATTCGTTTTACTCATCCAActttttatgttatttttattttttttcataatATAGTGTATTGGGTATCCTTCCATtccttctctttgaaaaatcgagaatttttGTTTCATTTTGGCGGCCACGTTATTTGATGTAGACTGCACTTCCCCTTTTGCCTGTAGAAATTATTGTACTAATTTCTTTTTTACATAAATTTGCTTCTTTAATTATTGCTTTAGTTTCACACACATGCTGGATATTTCCTGTTTCATGGAGTGACCCTTTTTGTTCCTTAAATTCACACGGAATAATGTAATGGGAATTTTTCTACTCCGTAGAGAGCCCCACTTCTCTGTTTCTTGATTTCCATATGCCACGGCTATTTATTTAACCACCGTTTTACAAAACATTACTCCATCGTTCATTCCTTTAATGTTTGAATGCTTATGTTGCGATGCAGGACAACTTGAACTGTTTGAAAAAAATTGCTATTTGGCGCACAAGTTAGACTCCTTTGTATGTATACACTTCTGTGAAAACATTTGAATCAAGGGATTATATAGTTTAAAAAATGGGCGATCACTTTGTATTACTGTGGATAGATTGCTTACTGAATCCACGCTTGAAGCTGCCATACTGAGTGAAAATTTGTTGCCCTCTGAATCCACCATTGAAAACAAGAAAGCCAGTTTTTCTATCAATATAATGGATGCGAGTGTAGGATCTTCCACAACGAAATCTGAAGAGTGTAGGATTTGCCATGATGAAGACGAGGATTCAAACATGGATACTCCATGTTCATGTCGTGGAAGCTTGAAGGTTAGAGTTCGGATCTTCTAAACTATGATTGCAGCATGATATATTATGTTAACTTATTGCTGAACAGCTGAAGTGTGTTGTGTTTACTTAACACTTTATCTAATGTTAAAAACATGTCTATGTGGTGTCTTCTCCGTTTACAGTATGCTCACCCTAAGTGTGTGCAAAGGTGGTGCAATGAGAAAGGCGATactatctgcgagatttgccaTCAGGTAAGCCTATTGACACATTTTGGGGCATGGATCACATAACAATGCAGATGAATTCTGAACTAATTGTTCGATTGTCCCATATGAAAACTGAATCTTTGCCATGTGTTTTGTACAACAAATTTCcaattattatgataatgtGAACTGGTCTAGAGATTGCAAATCTTTCTTGATGAACCAGAAATTTTAGTCCCTTCGTTTCTTTCCACAGAACAGGAGGTGAATAACCAAGTAATATTAACATTGTAATGTAATTAGGCAGTCGAATGTTTTACCTTGGATATTTTTTGCATATCCATCGTATATATCATACATAGTTGTTGCATATCTgttttgtgtgtgtttgtgtgtgtgtgtgtgtaatacATCTATATTAGTGCAATATAAATGTGAACCTATGAACACATTTACTAGATCTGTAATAAGAATAAATCTACAAATACCCTTTTGAATTTTGTGTATCATAATTCttcaaaacttgtgtgagattgTAGCAATTCAAGCCAGACTATACAGCACCACCTCCTCTATTCAATTATGGTGGCATCTCAGTGAACTTCAGGTCCCTTTTTCCATCCCTAAATTTGGAACAAACCAGTCTTGATACACATAATACTTGCATTATATTAATCTATATGTACCTTCTAATCAGTtagtttctttttttctttaacTGATTACAAATATCGACAAGTGATGAAATAAGCTCTCAGGGGAAACTGGGAGATATCAAGAGGGGATCTGCGTGCTCCTCAGTTCATGTCAATGGTTTCTACCAACGGGAGTTTCATTGATCCAAACTTTGACGAATATACAGTTCACACTTCTCGGAGCCTGTTATGCTGTCGTATAATCACTGTGATTGTATTATTCTCTTGTTCATCTTTCCTTCCAGTTTGACGTGATCTATGTGTATGTATTTGTCTGTGTGATCTGCAAGGGTCGTTCATCGCTAAAAACTCCATACTTTTAAGATTCAGAAACAGTGAGAGTCAAGATCATACAAGCTTTAACATCAACCTATTAATGCTCAACTGAACATTGTAGACACTTCCTGTTAGCCGGGTTATCTTCATTTTGATATCCAAACTTTAAGAGTTGCATTAGGATTATAGTTATTAAACCTTCATATATTGACTTGTTTCAAACATGGTTTACACTTGTCCTTATAAGTTATCATATTCATGCCTGAACGATATCTTCATTAAGTTACAGATCATATTCCAACATTTTAAGTATTTACACCACTGCATAAAATTTCGGTCTAATACTCTAAAGTTcactttcaattttttttttttcattttttcttctTATTTTCAGTTCATGGTTCTTCTGGTTTTACGGCATACACTACCATTTATCCTATATGGTGCTGGCGAATACTCAATTTCTCTGTTCATGGTGAGATTACATATCCTAAtgtttttcttgaaatttagCATTCTGAGAATGAGTCTGCAGACTTTCCCACTGCAGTTGTTCATGTTGCGAACAATTGGAATTTTGTTACCCATTTATATCATGGTGAAAGCATTTACCGCAATACAGAGGCCGCGACGAAGACAGGTACTTAAATTGCTCAAAGTGTTTAAATAGTATATTTTATATGACAAATAATAGaattaaatttcatatttttaccAATGATTATTATTGGGTTACTATCTATATACATACACATGTGTGTGGGTGGGTGGCTGTTTGTGTGTATGTACATCTTTTCATGTGATAATGATTGGCTTACTACCTCTATAATAATTGTCTATGTTGAATTGGATGAACCACCTGCCATAATATAGGCTGTTACCTGTCGTATCATTCATTATACAGGGATCACAATTTTTTCTTGTTAGAAATTTAATAGATTCAACTTCGATAATCCTCTAAGGAGGCGATACTGCCAGtgaaatcatttttcacctcaATCACACAAGTTTCAACTCCAAACTAGCTAGTTGGGATCTCTATGCATAATATCCCAGTTATTTCTTGATCACTTGAAGTAATATTTTATACGATATAGGCTTGTCACTGTTGTCCAATCTGTTTTCCTTGTGGTCCTCAGATTTTCTATTGGTTATGTTTTTATCACAAATATAGTAGAAATTTGGGACATGTAAATGAACACAAATTGGAAATGGAACTCTTATTATCATTGTCATTTAGTATGGGAAGTGCTACATTTTTTCGTAGAGTTAAATTGCACGCCATTCATTCTAGATTTCAGACATGGCAAAGTGACTTTTTTTCCTACTCGTGCTAGGGCCCCCCAATACTCCCAGCGGCAGATTCCGAGGAAGAGAATGAGTTACCTAGAATACAACCAGAGTCGCATCTTATTAACGTTCCATAGTCGCCTCATACAGTGTGGTTGCATGAGCCATAGATGTATAAATGAAACTACTTCAGAGGCACGATTTAATCCCAAGGAGCATCGTCGAATAGCTATGGTCAAATGTCTGGTTGAAGAGGGAAGAAATTCTCAAGAAAAAGATGCATAACTAATGTGCCTTGCTAACAAATTACATTGTTATGTGCTACTCTAATCAAAACTCGCCTGACATAAACAATTATTCATATTAAGATTGTGAAAAATGGTACAAATACAACACAGGATGTGGAAAAAGTACATGGAAAAAAATGACAGTCCACAGAATTATAGGTAGAGACATAAACCAAATGTGTCAAGGTTCACCAACGATGACGCTTACTTGATAAAAGAAACAAACATTTTATTCTTCCTCGCTTTCTGAATCGACGTTTTGGAGCCAATCAATGAAAGGTTTAGCATTCTTCCATACAACACAGTCCTTGTTGCTTCCGGTCTTCCGGAGATTCCTTCATCATACCACTGCATTACGTTTCTTCCTCCAAGATGTCTGACATCGTGCAGACTTTCAAAACAAGGGTCACTTCCTTCACTGCATGTGGGTTTGGCTTCTTGCTGAATTCTTCAATAGCTCGTAGCAAAAGCAACTGTGATTTCTCATTCTGAGCAAAAGCAGCAAGAAGATAGCTTGTTTTCTTGGCAATCTCCTTCACAAAGCCTTTATCAACACCACTTCTTGAGAAGAGCccgaaagtgttcctaaataggattggaattggTTAGCATCCATTCCACTAGTATTTTCTCTCATCCCCTTGACTTGCTCATGATTTGTCCTTCCCATTCTTGGTCTTAGATTACAAATTCGTTCCAGTGGTATTCTATTTTATCATTGCGAAATTTACCAACTAATATCAAATCTTAGAAATTTTTAGATTTTATGTAACTAATCAGTAGAAAGTATTGGAAGAGAGAAAACCCTCtacataattaaattttataaattatccATTTACCAAGCGAAACTAATTTGATTTAATGCTCAATTATATTATTTGTTCTCTTCATCTGCAAAAATTATATGACATGCATTATGTGTAGAGAAAAATTGAGCAGATAAATATAtttgttttggtttttttttttcggtGGGGCAGATACATCAAACAAAAGAATTGATGCCGATTCACGTGTTTTGAAAGAGAGAATGGAGCAAAGTATTATTAAATAGAAAGGATGGAATTATGCGCATTGTTTCCTTTTGGTAAAGCAAAATTTGTTGCGTCGTGCGTGACCTGTGCATTGTTACCTTCCTTGACTAACGAATATTGAGATAAATTACTTGTGTCATTTGGGTTGAGATTGGAATTTAAATAATATGTTTTTCCCTTTCCAAAGATGAAGGAAACATAAATGTGTCTTGGGTTTATAAATTTCTTATTTTGTTGGGGCTTCGCATTTATAAAAGCTCGATCAAACAACATCAACGCAACTTGCATACCAAATGTTTCTTTCATATGCAACTTGGAAATTTCAAATGTTTCTTTTTCAAGTGGTGTTCTAAAaattagaagaaaaaaaaaattccatatCTAAACAAAAACCTACATCTGCATGCACTCAGTTCAAAATCATGAGCACATTCTTCTTCCGAGTGGATTGCAAATAGATGTACAGGCATGCTATTGCACCTTGCTAATTTTTATCGATATTATAGTGAAGTTTCAGGACAGACTCGAATTTTACTACAATCTGATATTATTCCTCTATTTTTTATCTGCGAGAGAAAATTCGAAcgtttatttaattgaattgTGGCATAAATGAAATCAGTACCATCGAAAAACAAAgaaatttgaagaaaaaaaaaacacacacaaatAATAACTACGTAAAATTAAGGAGAATACAACCGTGGTATGAACCTAGTCAAAAGCAAGCAAATAAAGATCAAGCATTTCTTAGATATGGGTTCCAGAAAAGTTTGAATATACACAAGAACAACGATTCCTACATCACCATCTATTCTACACCTAGGCAGTGCATACTTCAATTACCAGAAGACCATCAAATCCCAAAGTAGGGTTATCATTCAGCAGAGTAACTACTTGAAAGATTTCCACATTAACAAATACTGTTACAGACACGAGGTGGGGGCGTCCATGTTAAAAGAAACATTTTTTTGCCCATAAAGTTAGTTCCTTAGAAATGCCACTGTTGCAACACGTGATCCAACCGACCCTCCAAAGGTAAATGTTGGATATGAGCGAATGTGGTCCACGTATTGGAAAGGAGGAGGATCTTTACCTGTGTTTTGGTCTGCAGTAGTGTTTGGTTCCTGAGAGGCACAGCTCTTCCTTTGATTGAAAGCCTCCACCTCTTGTATCAGTTCGTCTTTTGTACTGTTGCAAGATGTGATAACCTAAAACATGCCAATAAGAAAATGGGATCGAAAAAATCAACCTATCGTATGATTCGTATTTAGCACCATTACATCATGGGCTGATTGTTTGAAATCCTAAAATATGTCAATAGGGTACAACAGAAACATGGAGCAGTGTCACTATGAAAAGAGATTTGCACATTTCATAGACAAATTACAACCCTCCGTggacaatttaaataaacaagACTGGAAGAATATACGAGCTTAAAACCACACAAAAAGTTAAAAACTCAAAAGATCCCATGGTGTAACATTAAGAATCATTCAAAACATTTGTTGCTCCATAAATGGAAAAGAGAAATTGAAAAAAGAACAATGAAAGAGAGCCGCTCACCAACAATCCACCAGCAGTCACAATTCCCAAAATGGCGTCCCAATACAACATCCTGATATTGAGATATTGATAATCTTATTGTCAGTCAGCTGATAATGATGGACATCTCTATGGGCTTACACCACTTATATTCTTGAGTTCTAGACCTTTAGCCCAAGGTAAGTGAAACTTAAATTTGTTAACTCAAAGATTTTAACAACTGGTTAAGAGAAAGCTGTCAAGCATGTAACTTCTTAATCAATCATAAATAAAGTAAAATACAGTACCAAGAACAAAAAAACAGTACGTCACCTTTTAATATGACCATCAGGATGCAATCCAATGGCATCCAGTGTCCCCTTGTCGGTAACAAGCTGAAACTTCCGATCCAGTTTGGTTTCAAGGACATCATCAACCTGATCATCAAATTAAGGGTAACAATTCATGTTAGAATTACACACTAAAAAAACGTGTACATTACTCCAATCGCGAAAAAAGTTAAGACAATAATGGGTGTACATGCTGCAGTAATACCAAGGAAAAGGAGGCAAAGCCTACAATCTAAATATGTGCACAACTGTTTCAGTATATCTTTAATTTATGGAAGAAACCGGAATAGGTATTGGCCAACCAGAATGAAGGAACTGTATGAAAATTCAATTTCCAGATACACAAATTAACAACAGAAATTTGAACCATTAGTAATAGGAGTCAATGATTATCGGTTTTGTGCAATCAAATATGAACAATCCTTTTCCTAAGGTCCACATGGGGATAGAGAAGTATATGTTATCTTTTGAATAACAGATAGGCTTTAAAAGTTTCATACATAACATACTCTATGGCATGCAGAGCGGACTCAGACAGGGTACCCCAGTCCCCAAGTAAAAAGTAGAAACAAAACTATGCTCTGTTGAACAGGCCAGTATGTAAACAGTAATCACTGCCTTTCTAGTAACAAAATCGCAGTCAACTTTTCTCCATAACGAAATGATAGGAGTCTTAAGCATTGCAACATTAAATCGCTGTTCATCAAGACCACTTTCCCAAAAGTTTACTCGTTTCAAAGATAAAACCTGTTAGATTCACAAAGAACAAATTAACTTCATTGCATATCATCAACATCACAAGCGCCTCCACAATAAAAGAAATATGTTGCATTTACATAAGACAGTACCAGAAATTTGATATTAGTGAATCCATCACGATCAGCAAGGCTTCGAGCAAGGTCAATAGCTCCTTCACTGTAATCAGTTCCAGTGAGATCAGTGAACCTAAATGCAAAAAAGAACTACTATCAgccatttaaaatatttcagattCGAAATTCCAACTGAAAAGGACAGCAACTGCAATAGTCCGAGATATTTAGCTTAAATTTTCAGTATATTCAAAATCTCACCCTCTTTACGTTAATCAAACATAGTGCAGATTAAAGGATAATCGCAATGTTTGCCAGCTGCAGGAAAACCGTGTTGCAAGAATTCAACTTCAGATTAAAGCAAAACATTTATCATTCCTTGGAAGACAACAGAGCTTCTTAAGAGTGACGCGAGCAAGGATACAATGCGCGGATATTTAAAGGCATTACAAGCAAACTCGGCTAGATGTAGTGTAAAGTTGAACCACCATGGATTCTATCACGTGGAATTTTAaagttatatttatataaaatatcatCTAAGAACCTTGTGAATTACTGTTGCTCAGTGGTAAACTAATACAACTCCTCCTACATTCCTGAAATCTATTCAATACTAATAATTTCATACTAAAAAAAACGATGTCTGATACAGAAATTGAGTCTAATGCACCACTAAACAACATTCAATGGTCCCCGAAATTGAAAATAAACTGACAAAAATAAATACTGACATCACCAGGATATAATTGAGTGTAGATATGCTAAACACCCCGCCAGGAAGATATAATTATCTCTACCAATCCGGTCTCAGAGTCACAGAAGCTTTTcagtttttaaattaaaaattgtaACAGCTTTCTCGAGTTCAATGCCTTAATAATAATGCAATGACAGCAAAAACAAGGACCAGTATTATCATATTCTGCAAATACTTACAAAAGAACATGCCCAAAAGAAGTGGtaaatttctttaaaaaattcaaatatggCAATTCGAGTCATATATAAAAGTACACAGAATGGTTAATTGTTGACATTTATCCATACCCCTGCTTAGCAAGCTCCTGGAGAAGCAAGCCATTGCCAGTTCCAACATCCAGCACACTCCAGTTAGGTAAGTCCTTTTCAGACTGCCCAGGAGTCAAAtgatttgtattgttatgattttgcAAGTGACGTTGAGACAGTTCAAGACATAAGTTTTTAGTCCAGGAAGCAACTTTTTCCATTACATCAGCTCCAAACCTACAGAACAAGAGGTGTTGCAGAATATTGTTTAGGAGAATGCAGAGAAAATATGAGGAGACGAGAAAAAAGCTCAACATCATTTGAATTCTATCCCCTCTTCAGTATTTTAATTTAGTGCTTCCTCTTACGATCTAAGATAATTTTAAGATTCAAGGGGTCCTAAATTAACAACAGGAAAACTTGGCGGAAACATTTCAGAATCAATCGGTAGACGCAATGGAACTGCATGACATCATCACATAATAAAGTGAACAGATAACCAAAAAGAGATAGCATGATTTTTTTAACAATGACAAGGTTGAAGGTCCCATCATTTCTTCCAGAACCTTCTAAATGAAAACACAAAGGGAAGGCTGAGACATCACTCTGGAGCTTCTAAGTGATCATTATGTTGCCTGAAGTCAAAATAAACAGTCAAGGTGAGTTTGAATGCGGGAATCCATCCACATCACCTTATTCTCAGTACAAAGCTCAGTGCTTTGAAGTATTTTTCAAGCACATGTCCAAGTTTAATGGATGACTTATCAGCACAAACTCCCAAAAATAATCACTCTTATCCTCTTCCATGAGATAAACAGAAATCAGAGGCAATCAAGTTGAACATGCTCAACGACAAACATAAGACAACAAAACATGCAGATATCAGGTCCATATTTACCAAACTTCACCAGTATGGCCATGTTCCCGAAAATTCACCAATTCATCTGCATATGTGGCATCCCAATAACTTTGAAAGCCCAGCATCGAAGGAACTGAGTCTGGATCTGATTCATCTTTGTCCGAACTGGTCATCACAAgattgaaaatttttcaatccCATAACTGAAGATCAACACTACAAAAAGACATCCTAATATGAAATTACAGCAGCATTAAGTAAATTTACCACCAGCTAGTCTAGGAACCCCTCTGTTTACTACATACTAACAGTTTCTACTTTACCATGCACCAAATCCACTTAGCATTGTCTCATCATGGGAAATCATAATCGATCTATGAGTACGTTCGTAGAATAAATCCCCCAAGGAGGCGACTCGTTTCGAAAGGATACCAGCAACTATATCAAAGTCTTCATAGAAGACCGGGAGTATTTCTAAGCAATTTTTTCCCCGAAAAAACCATACAAATGACAAAATAGACTGATGAGCCAGTAAACATATAAACATAATTTAGGCCTAACTTATTTGTGTCAGGTTTCTGTATTTCTCCCGCTACTTATCAAGCATAAATCAACTCTACGTAACAAAACTGTGGGTATGAGATATGACTTGTAGTCAGAGGAGGCTCTGAAAGAAGCGGCAGAGAGGGCCTCGGCGGCATCCACGTGACGCTGCTCGTCGTCAAGAGTGCTACCATAGTCGCTCTTGATAGACCAGGAGTCCGCTGCAACAGAACGGTCGTCGTCAGATATCAGATCGATAGCTGCCAGATGGCGCGAGATCTGCGATGCATCCGAGTCCTCCGGCTGAAACCTGATTCCGGCCATCGCAAAATAAACCCTAGCAGGAGGTAGAATTTTGGGAGATTGGAACACTTGTTCTAGTTTTGTCCTTCCGCAAATAGAGTactattgttttttttattacatattAAGAACCAAAGTAAATTGCTTTGGATTTTGGATGTGATGCTCCATAGGACACCAATCCACAATGGAACATGCTAACATAATCACTCTCCCACACGTCTCAAATTTAATatcacatatattataaattattttgaatttaccTAAAATATTCATTCATCTACAATATTTATAAGATTCTTCTGGCTAGTGTTAATAAGCtttcattaaatttaaaacataaataaattgaagagtaggtctcttgtgagaacgttctcacgaatatttagtagtgagacgagtcaatcttaccgatattcacaataaaaagtattaatcttagcataaaaaataatattttttcatggatgacccaaattagatagctgtctcataaaatacaactcgtgagaccgtctcagacAATTTTTTTGTCTAAATTAAATTACAGTCCCATAATTGAATTAATGGGTTCAAATTGGCCTTGAATTTACATAAAACTGGATAACattcaattcatatatatttttatattttttataagctAGAGTTGTAATGCAAATATTTGTATAATATTCATCTTATTTTCAGTTTTCACTCCTCCTTGATGTAAATAAACTAAGTAACCTATGTATAATAATTGCAACTATAAGGCAAAAGAGTATCCTTAATACGTTGATAAATACATTGTGGCACATATTATAAGCAATGtttcttttaatttatttttcaaattatatattaatgttatattattaaacaaaatatattTGGATAACACATATATGTGTTTTGTTGATGTGGTAAAAATGCAAAATTCACAAAAATTTATTGGAGACGATGCGATTTGattcataaaaatatattactcTTCATATTACAATTATTatt
Coding sequences:
- the LOC140838278 gene encoding uncharacterized protein codes for the protein MAGIRFQPEDSDASQISRHLAAIDLISDDDRSVAADSWSIKSDYGSTLDDEQRHVDAAEALSAASFRASSDYNSDKDESDPDSVPSMLGFQSYWDATYADELVNFREHGHTGEVWFGADVMEKVASWTKNLCLELSQRHLQNHNNTNHLTPGQSEKDLPNWSVLDVGTGNGLLLQELAKQGFTDLTGTDYSEGAIDLARSLADRDGFTNIKFLVDDVLETKLDRKFQLVTDKGTLDAIGLHPDGHIKRMLYWDAILGIVTAGGLLVITSCNSTKDELIQEVEAFNQRKSCASQEPNTTADQNTGKDPPPFQYVDHIRSYPTFTFGGSVGSRVATVAFLRN